A single window of Helicobacter pylori DNA harbors:
- a CDS encoding radical SAM protein, whose amino-acid sequence MAKENPPVVFGPVLSRRFGKSLGVDLSPSKKQCNYNCIYCELGKAKPIEYMGEVIKVETLINAIQNALNNLTTPIDVLTITANGEPTLYPHLLELIQSIKPFLKGVKTLILSNGSLFYEPKVQQALKEFDIVKFSLDAIDLKAFERVDKPYSKDINKILEGILSFSQIYQGQLVAEVLLIKGVNDSANNLKRIAAFLKQINIARVDLSTIDRPSSFKAPKLSEDELLKCSLFFEGLCVSLPKRSIAQAKKLISCGIDELLALISRRPLSAEEAPLILDSNAFKHLETLLNHKQITIKKVGSLEFYCAF is encoded by the coding sequence ATGGCTAAAGAAAATCCGCCTGTCGTTTTTGGGCCTGTTTTATCCAGGCGTTTTGGGAAGTCTTTGGGCGTGGATTTATCGCCCTCTAAAAAACAATGCAATTACAATTGCATTTATTGCGAGTTGGGTAAAGCCAAGCCCATTGAGTACATGGGAGAAGTGATCAAAGTGGAAACCTTGATTAACGCCATTCAAAACGCCTTAAACAACCTCACCACCCCCATTGATGTTTTAACCATTACCGCTAATGGCGAACCCACGCTATACCCTCATTTATTAGAGCTTATCCAAAGCATCAAGCCTTTTTTAAAGGGCGTTAAAACTTTGATTTTAAGCAACGGCTCACTCTTTTATGAGCCAAAAGTCCAGCAAGCCTTAAAGGAATTTGACATCGTTAAATTTTCTTTAGACGCTATTGATTTGAAAGCCTTTGAAAGAGTGGATAAGCCCTATTCTAAAGACATTAACAAGATTTTAGAGGGGATTTTGAGCTTTTCTCAAATTTATCAAGGGCAACTGGTGGCTGAAGTGCTGTTGATTAAGGGCGTGAATGATAGCGCGAACAACTTAAAACGCATCGCTGCATTTTTAAAACAAATCAATATAGCCAGAGTGGATTTAAGCACCATAGACAGGCCCTCAAGCTTTAAAGCCCCAAAATTGAGCGAAGACGAATTATTAAAATGCTCTTTATTTTTTGAAGGGCTTTGCGTGAGTTTGCCTAAACGATCCATTGCTCAAGCCAAAAAATTGATTTCTTGCGGTATAGACGAATTGCTCGCTTTAATTTCCAGGCGCCCTTTAAGCGCAGAAGAAGCCCCCCTAATACTAGATTCTAACGCTTTTAAGCATTTAGAAACCTTATTAAACCATAAGCAAATTACGATTAAAAAAGTCGGCTCTTTAGAGTTTTATTGCGCGTTTTAA
- the topA gene encoding type I DNA topoisomerase, translating to MKHLIIVESPAKAKTIKNFLDKNYEVIASKGHVRDLSKFALGIKIDETGFTPNYVVDKDHKELVKQIIELSKKASTTYIATDEDREGEAIGYHVACLIGGKLESYPRIVFHEITQNAILNALKTPRKIDMSKVNAQQARRFLDRIVGFKLSSLISSKITKGLSAGRVQSAALKLVIDKEREIKAFKPLTYFTLDAYFESHLEAQLISYKGNKLKAQELIDEKKAHEIKSELEKESYIISSIIKKSKKSPTPPPFMTSTLQQSASSLLGFSPTKTMSIAQKLYEGVATPQGVMGVITYMRTDSLNIAKEALEEARNKILKDYGKDYLPPKAKVYSSKNKNAQEAHEAIRPTSIILEPHALKDYLKPEELKLYTLIYKRFLASQMQDALFESQSVVVACEKGEFKASGRKLLFDGYYKILGNDDKDKLLPNLKENDPIKLEKLESNAHVTEPPARYSEASLIKVLESLGIGRPSTYAPTIALLQNRDYIKVEKKQISALESAFKVIEILEKHFEEIVDSKFSASLEEELDNIAQNKADYQQVLKDFYYPFMDKIEAGKKNIISQKVHEKTGQSCPKCGGELVKKNSRYGEFIACNNYPKCKYIKQTENANNEATQELCEKCGGEMVQKFSRNGAFLACNNYPECKNTKSLKNTPNAKETIEGVKCPECGGDIALKRSKKGSFYGCNNYPKCNFLSNHKPINKRCEKCHYLMSERIYRKKKAHECIQCKERVFLEENNG from the coding sequence ATGAAGCACCTTATTATCGTAGAATCCCCCGCAAAAGCCAAAACCATTAAAAATTTTTTGGATAAAAATTACGAAGTCATCGCCTCTAAAGGGCATGTTAGGGATTTATCCAAATTCGCTTTAGGCATTAAGATTGATGAAACAGGCTTTACCCCTAATTATGTCGTGGATAAAGACCATAAAGAGCTTGTCAAACAGATCATAGAGCTTTCTAAAAAGGCATCTACCACCTACATCGCTACCGATGAAGACCGAGAAGGGGAAGCGATAGGCTATCATGTGGCATGCTTGATTGGGGGGAAATTGGAGAGCTATCCTAGGATTGTTTTTCATGAGATCACGCAAAATGCGATTTTAAACGCTCTAAAAACCCCACGAAAAATTGACATGTCTAAGGTCAATGCCCAACAAGCCAGACGCTTTTTAGATCGAATCGTGGGTTTTAAGCTCAGCTCGTTGATTTCATCAAAAATCACTAAAGGTTTGAGCGCTGGGCGGGTGCAGAGTGCGGCTTTAAAGCTTGTGATTGATAAAGAAAGGGAAATCAAAGCCTTTAAGCCTCTAACCTACTTCACGCTAGACGCTTACTTTGAGTCGCATTTAGAAGCGCAACTCATCAGCTATAAGGGCAACAAACTCAAAGCCCAAGAGTTGATTGATGAAAAAAAAGCCCATGAGATTAAAAGCGAATTGGAAAAAGAAAGCTATATTATTTCTAGCATTATTAAAAAGTCCAAAAAATCCCCCACACCGCCCCCCTTCATGACTTCCACTTTACAGCAAAGCGCTTCCAGTCTTTTAGGCTTTTCGCCCACAAAAACCATGAGTATCGCTCAAAAGTTATATGAAGGCGTAGCCACCCCGCAAGGCGTTATGGGGGTGATCACTTACATGAGGACTGATAGCTTGAATATCGCTAAAGAGGCTTTAGAAGAAGCGAGGAATAAGATTTTAAAAGATTATGGCAAAGACTACTTACCCCCTAAAGCCAAAGTCTATTCCAGCAAGAATAAAAACGCCCAAGAAGCCCATGAAGCGATCAGGCCCACTTCTATTATTTTAGAGCCACACGCTTTAAAAGACTACCTTAAGCCTGAAGAATTAAAGCTCTATACTTTAATTTACAAACGCTTTTTAGCTTCTCAGATGCAAGACGCTCTTTTTGAAAGCCAAAGCGTGGTTGTGGCTTGCGAAAAAGGCGAGTTTAAAGCGAGTGGCAGAAAACTCCTTTTTGATGGCTATTATAAAATTTTAGGCAATGACGATAAGGACAAATTGCTCCCCAATTTGAAAGAAAATGACCCCATTAAATTAGAAAAATTAGAGAGCAACGCTCATGTTACAGAGCCTCCAGCGCGCTATTCAGAAGCGAGCTTGATTAAAGTTTTAGAAAGTTTAGGCATAGGCAGGCCCAGCACCTACGCCCCAACGATTGCGCTTTTGCAAAATAGAGACTACATCAAGGTAGAAAAAAAGCAAATCAGTGCTTTAGAGAGCGCGTTTAAGGTGATAGAAATTTTAGAAAAGCATTTTGAAGAAATCGTGGATTCCAAATTCAGCGCTTCTTTAGAAGAGGAACTAGACAATATCGCTCAAAATAAAGCCGACTACCAGCAAGTCTTAAAGGACTTTTACTACCCCTTTATGGATAAAATTGAAGCCGGGAAAAAAAATATCATCTCTCAAAAAGTGCATGAAAAAACCGGCCAATCATGCCCTAAATGCGGGGGGGAATTAGTCAAAAAGAATAGCCGTTATGGGGAGTTTATCGCATGCAACAATTACCCTAAATGCAAATATATCAAACAAACTGAAAACGCTAATAATGAAGCCACGCAAGAATTGTGCGAAAAATGCGGAGGGGAAATGGTGCAAAAATTCAGCAGAAACGGGGCGTTTTTGGCTTGCAACAACTACCCTGAATGCAAAAACACCAAATCGTTAAAAAACACCCCTAACGCCAAAGAAACAATAGAAGGCGTGAAATGCCCAGAATGCGGGGGGGATATTGCCTTAAAAAGGAGTAAGAAAGGCTCGTTTTATGGCTGCAACAATTACCCTAAATGCAATTTTTTATCCAACCATAAGCCCATTAACAAGCGTTGCGAGAAATGCCATTATTTGATGAGTGAAAGAATCTATCGCAAAAAAAAGGCGCATGAATGCATCCAATGCAAAGAGCGCGTGTTTTTAGAGGAAAATAATGGCTAA
- a CDS encoding DUF874 family protein, with protein MPIIRVLVMLATMMMKLGKTAKEKKVFKNVGMSIMGIAFWEAIKDSIKKQIKKSDWICGNVKTADDYLKTHPNSWFNSAIGVTTITAMLMNVCFADDQSKKEVAETQKEAENARDRANKSGIELEQEQQKTNNTQKDLVKEQKDLVKEQKDLVKEQKDLVKEQKDLVKEQKDLVKEQKDLVKEQKDLVKEQKDFIKYAEQNCQEKHNQFFIKKLGIKGGIAIEVEAECKTPKPTKTNQTPIQPKHLPNSKQPRSQRGSKAQELIAYLQKELESLPYSQKAIAKQVDFYKPSSIAYLELDPRDFNATEEWQKENLKIRSKAQAKMLEMRNLKPDPQAHLSTSQSLLLVQKIFADVSKEIEATANTEKKVEKAGYGYSKRM; from the coding sequence ATGCCTATTATAAGGGTTTTAGTAATGCTTGCAACAATGATGATGAAGTTAGGAAAAACGGCAAAAGAAAAGAAAGTTTTTAAGAATGTGGGAATGTCTATAATGGGGATTGCTTTTTGGGAAGCGATAAAAGACTCAATAAAAAAACAAATTAAAAAAAGCGATTGGATATGTGGGAATGTTAAGACTGCGGATGATTATTTAAAAACGCATCCTAACTCATGGTTTAATTCAGCAATAGGTGTAACAACGATAACAGCCATGCTTATGAATGTGTGTTTTGCTGATGACCAATCCAAAAAAGAAGTGGCTGAAACTCAAAAGGAAGCTGAAAATGCTAGGGATAGAGCAAACAAGAGTGGGATAGAGTTGGAACAAGAACAACAAAAGACAAACAATACGCAAAAAGATTTGGTTAAAGAACAGAAAGATTTGGTTAAAGAACAGAAAGATTTGGTTAAAGAACAGAAAGATTTGGTTAAAGAACAGAAAGATTTGGTTAAAGAACAGAAAGATTTGGTTAAAGAACAGAAAGATTTGGTTAAAGAACAGAAAGATTTGGTTAAAGAACAGAAAGATTTCATTAAATACGCAGAACAAAATTGCCAAGAAAAACATAATCAATTCTTTATTAAAAAATTAGGAATTAAGGGTGGTATTGCTATAGAAGTAGAAGCTGAATGCAAAACCCCTAAACCCACAAAAACCAATCAAACCCCTATCCAGCCAAAACACCTCCCAAACTCTAAACAACCTCGCTCTCAAAGAGGATCAAAAGCGCAAGAGCTTATAGCTTATTTGCAAAAAGAGCTGGAATCTCTGCCCTATTCACAAAAAGCTATCGCTAAACAAGTGGATTTTTATAAACCAAGTTCTATCGCTTATTTAGAACTAGACCCTAGAGATTTTAACGCTACAGAAGAATGGCAAAAAGAAAATCTAAAAATACGCTCTAAAGCTCAAGCTAAAATGCTTGAAATGAGAAATTTAAAACCAGACCCACAAGCCCACCTTTCAACCTCTCAGAGCCTTTTGCTCGTTCAAAAAATATTTGCTGATGTTAGTAAAGAAATAGAAGCAACTGCTAATACCGAGAAAAAAGTAGAAAAAGCGGGTTATGGTTATAGTAAAAGGATGTAG
- a CDS encoding DUF874 family protein — protein MESVKTGKTNKVGKNAETANTKANKETHFKQASTITNTIRSIGGFFTKIAKKVREFVKKHPKKSNAALVVLTHVACKRAKELDDKVQDKSKQAEKENQINWWKYSGLTIAASLLLAACSAGDTDKQIELEQEKQKTEQEQQKTEQERQKANKSGIELEQERQKTNKSGIELANSQIKAEQERQKTEQEKQKANKSEIELEQQKQKTINTQRDLIKEQKDFIKETEQNCQEKHGQLFIKKTRIKTGITTGIAIEIEAECKTPKPTKTNQTPIQPKHLPNSKQPRSQRGSKAQELIAYLQKELESLPYSQKAIAKQVDFYKPSSIAYLELDPRDFNATEEWQKENLKIRSKAQAKMLEMRNLKPDPQAHLSTSQSLLLVQKIFADVSKEIEATANTEKKVEKAGYGYSKRM, from the coding sequence ATGGAATCAGTAAAAACAGGAAAAACAAATAAAGTTGGCAAAAACGCAGAGACAGCTAACACAAAGGCAAATAAAGAGACTCATTTTAAACAAGCGAGCACCATTACAAATACGATCAGATCAATTGGTGGGTTTTTTACAAAAATTGCAAAGAAAGTTAGAGAATTTGTAAAAAAACACCCCAAGAAAAGCAATGCGGCATTAGTAGTATTGACCCATGTTGCATGCAAGAGGGCAAAAGAATTAGACGATAAAGTCCAGGATAAATCCAAACAAGCTGAAAAAGAAAATCAAATCAATTGGTGGAAATATTCAGGATTAACAATAGCGGCAAGTTTATTATTAGCCGCTTGTAGCGCTGGTGATACTGATAAACAGATAGAGTTAGAACAAGAAAAACAGAAGACAGAACAAGAACAACAGAAAACAGAACAAGAAAGACAAAAAGCAAATAAGAGTGGGATAGAGTTAGAACAAGAAAGACAGAAAACAAACAAGAGTGGGATAGAACTCGCTAATAGTCAAATAAAAGCAGAACAAGAAAGACAAAAGACAGAACAAGAAAAACAAAAAGCAAATAAGAGTGAAATAGAGTTAGAACAGCAAAAACAAAAGACAATTAATACACAAAGAGATTTAATTAAAGAACAGAAAGATTTTATTAAAGAAACAGAGCAAAATTGCCAAGAAAAACATGGTCAATTATTTATTAAAAAAACAAGAATTAAGACCGGTATTACTACTGGTATTGCTATAGAAATAGAAGCTGAATGCAAAACCCCTAAACCCACAAAAACCAATCAAACCCCTATCCAGCCAAAACACCTCCCAAACTCTAAACAACCTCGCTCTCAAAGAGGATCAAAAGCGCAAGAGCTTATAGCTTATTTGCAAAAAGAGCTGGAATCTCTGCCCTATTCACAAAAAGCTATCGCTAAACAAGTGGATTTTTATAAACCAAGTTCTATCGCTTATTTAGAACTAGACCCTAGAGATTTTAACGCTACAGAAGAATGGCAAAAAGAAAATCTAAAAATACGCTCTAAAGCTCAAGCTAAAATGCTTGAAATGAGAAATTTAAAACCAGACCCACAAGCCCACCTTTCAACCTCTCAGAGCCTTTTGCTCGTTCAAAAAATATTTGCTGATGTCAGTAAAGAAATAGAAGCAACTGCTAATACCGAGAAAAAAGTAGAAAAAGCGGGTTATGGTTATAGTAAAAGGATGTAG
- the ppsA gene encoding pyruvate, water dikinase: protein MRYIKFFKELNNKNVNLVGGKNASIGEMFQELVPIGIKVPDGFAITSEAYWYLLEQGGAKQKIIELLENVDATEIDVLKIRSKQIRELIFGTPFPSDLRDEIFQAYEILSQQYHMKEADVAVRSSATAEDLPDASFAGQQDTYLNIKGKTELIHYIKSCLASLFTDRAISYRASRGFDHLKVALSVGVQKMVRADKGSAGVMFSIDTETGFKDAVFITSAWGLGENVVGGTINPDEFYVFKPTLEQNKRPIIKRQLGNKTQKMVYAPRGSEHPTRNIKTTKKEWQSFSLSDEDVLILAKYAIEIEKHYSKEAKQYRPMDIEWAKDGDSGEIFIVQARPETVQSQKTKEESQVFEKFKFKNPNEKKEIILQGRAIGSKIGSGKVRIINDLEHMNSFKEGEILVTDNTDPDWEPCMKKASAVITNRGGRTCHAAIVAREIGVPAIVGVSGATDSLYTGMEITVSCAEGEEGYVYAGIYEHEIERVELSNMQETQTKIYINIGNPEKAFGFSQLPNHGVGLARMEMIILNQIKAHPLALVDLHHKKSVKEKNEIENLMAGYANPKDFFVKKIAEGIGMISAAFYPKPVIVRTSDFKSNEYMRMLGGSSYEPNEENPMLGYRGASRYYSESYNEAFSWECEALALVREEMGLTNMKVMIPFLRTIEESKKVLEILRKNNLESGKNGLEIYIMCELPVNVILADDFLSLFDGFSIGSNDLTQLTLGVDRDSELVSHVFDERNEAMLKMFKKAIEACKRHNKYCGICGQAPSDYPEVTEFLVKEGITSISLNPDSVIPTWNAVAKLEKELKDHGLTAR from the coding sequence GTGCGATATATCAAGTTTTTCAAAGAGTTGAACAATAAGAATGTGAATCTGGTTGGGGGCAAGAACGCTAGCATTGGTGAAATGTTTCAAGAATTAGTGCCTATTGGCATTAAAGTGCCTGATGGCTTTGCGATTACAAGCGAAGCGTATTGGTATCTTTTAGAGCAAGGGGGAGCTAAACAAAAAATCATAGAGCTTTTAGAAAATGTTGATGCCACGGAAATTGATGTGTTAAAAATCCGCTCCAAACAAATCAGAGAGCTTATTTTTGGCACGCCTTTTCCTAGCGATTTAAGAGATGAGATTTTTCAAGCTTATGAAATTTTAAGCCAGCAATACCACATGAAAGAAGCCGATGTGGCCGTAAGGAGCTCCGCTACCGCAGAAGATTTGCCGGACGCTTCTTTTGCTGGGCAACAAGACACTTATTTAAACATTAAGGGTAAAACAGAATTGATCCACTATATCAAATCCTGTTTAGCGTCGCTTTTTACCGATAGAGCGATTAGCTATAGAGCGAGTCGTGGGTTTGATCATTTAAAAGTCGCCTTGAGCGTGGGGGTGCAAAAAATGGTGCGAGCGGATAAAGGCAGCGCGGGCGTGATGTTTTCTATTGACACCGAAACCGGTTTTAAAGACGCGGTGTTTATCACTTCAGCGTGGGGGTTAGGCGAAAATGTGGTGGGCGGCACGATAAACCCTGATGAATTTTATGTGTTTAAGCCCACTTTAGAGCAAAACAAACGCCCCATTATCAAACGCCAACTCGGCAATAAAACGCAAAAAATGGTCTATGCCCCAAGAGGTAGCGAACACCCCACCAGAAACATTAAAACCACCAAAAAAGAATGGCAGTCCTTTTCATTGAGCGATGAAGATGTGTTGATTTTAGCCAAATACGCCATTGAAATTGAAAAACATTACTCTAAAGAAGCCAAACAATACCGCCCTATGGATATAGAATGGGCTAAAGATGGCGATAGCGGGGAAATCTTTATCGTTCAAGCGCGCCCAGAAACCGTTCAAAGCCAAAAAACCAAAGAAGAAAGTCAAGTCTTTGAAAAATTCAAATTCAAAAACCCTAACGAAAAGAAAGAGATTATCTTACAAGGCAGAGCGATTGGGAGTAAAATTGGCTCAGGGAAAGTGCGCATCATCAATGATTTGGAGCACATGAATTCTTTTAAGGAGGGCGAAATTTTAGTTACGGATAACACCGACCCAGATTGGGAACCTTGCATGAAAAAAGCGAGCGCGGTTATCACTAATCGTGGAGGGCGCACTTGCCATGCCGCTATTGTGGCGAGAGAAATTGGCGTGCCAGCTATTGTTGGGGTGAGCGGGGCGACTGATAGCCTTTATACCGGCATGGAAATCACGGTTTCTTGTGCTGAGGGTGAAGAGGGCTATGTGTATGCGGGCATTTATGAGCATGAAATTGAAAGGGTGGAGCTTTCTAACATGCAAGAAACTCAAACAAAAATTTACATCAATATTGGAAACCCTGAAAAAGCCTTTGGCTTTTCTCAGCTCCCTAATCACGGCGTAGGGCTGGCCAGAATGGAAATGATTATTTTAAATCAAATCAAAGCCCACCCCTTAGCCTTAGTGGATTTGCACCATAAAAAAAGCGTGAAAGAAAAAAATGAAATTGAAAACCTTATGGCAGGCTATGCTAACCCTAAAGATTTTTTTGTGAAAAAAATCGCTGAAGGCATTGGCATGATCAGTGCAGCGTTTTACCCTAAACCTGTGATTGTAAGAACGAGCGATTTCAAATCCAATGAATACATGCGCATGCTTGGCGGCTCTAGCTATGAGCCCAATGAAGAAAACCCCATGCTTGGCTATAGGGGGGCTAGTCGGTATTATTCAGAGAGCTATAATGAAGCGTTTTCGTGGGAGTGTGAAGCTTTAGCGTTAGTGAGAGAAGAAATGGGCTTAACCAACATGAAAGTGATGATCCCTTTTTTGCGAACCATTGAAGAGAGTAAAAAAGTCCTAGAAATCTTAAGGAAAAACAATTTAGAATCCGGTAAAAACGGGCTTGAAATTTATATCATGTGTGAATTGCCGGTGAATGTCATTTTGGCTGATGATTTCTTAAGCTTGTTTGATGGCTTTTCTATTGGATCAAACGATTTAACCCAGCTCACTTTAGGCGTGGATAGAGACAGCGAGTTAGTTAGCCATGTCTTTGATGAAAGGAATGAAGCGATGCTAAAAATGTTTAAAAAAGCGATTGAAGCTTGTAAAAGGCACAACAAATATTGCGGGATTTGCGGGCAAGCCCCAAGCGATTACCCTGAAGTGACAGAGTTTTTAGTCAAAGAGGGCATCACTTCCATTTCTTTAAACCCTGATAGCGTAATCCCCACTTGGAACGCCGTAGCCAAGTTAGAAAAAGAGTTGAAAGACCATGGCTTAACTGCGCGTTGA
- a CDS encoding flagellin B, whose product MSFRINTNIAALTSHAVGVQNNRDLSSSLEKLSSGLRINKAADDSSGMAIADSLRSQSANLGQAIRNANDAIGMVQTADKAMDEQIKILDTIKTKAVQAAQDGQTLESRRALQSDIQRLLEELDNIANTTSFNGQQMLSGSFSNKEFQIGAYSNTTVKASIGSTSSDKIGHVRMETSSFSGEGMLASAAAQNLTEVGLNFKQVNGVNDYKIETVRISTSAGTGIGALSEIINRFSNTLGVRASYNVMATGGTPVQSGTVRELTINGVEIGTVNDVHKNDADGRLTNAINSVKDRTGVEASLDIQGRINLHSIDGRAISVHAASASGQVFGGGNFAGISGTQHAVIGRLTLTRTDARDIIVSGVNFSHVGFHSAQGVAEYTVNLRAVRGIFDANVASAAGANANGAQAETNSQGIGAGVTSLKGAMIVMDMADSARTQLDKIRSDMGSVQMELVTTINNISVTQVNVKAAESQIRDVDFAEESANFSKYNILAQSGSFAMAQANAVQQNVLRLLQ is encoded by the coding sequence ATGAGTTTTAGGATAAATACCAATATCGCCGCTTTAACTTCTCATGCGGTAGGGGTTCAAAACAACAGAGACCTTTCAAGCTCGCTTGAAAAGTTAAGCTCAGGGCTTAGGATCAATAAAGCCGCTGACGATTCTAGTGGGATGGCGATCGCTGATAGCTTAAGGAGTCAAAGCGCGAATTTAGGCCAGGCGATTCGCAACGCTAATGACGCTATTGGTATGGTTCAAACCGCAGATAAAGCGATGGATGAGCAAATCAAAATCTTAGACACCATTAAAACCAAAGCCGTTCAAGCCGCTCAAGATGGGCAAACTTTAGAAAGCCGAAGAGCGCTCCAGAGCGATATTCAAAGGTTGCTAGAAGAATTGGACAATATCGCTAACACCACAAGCTTTAACGGCCAACAAATGCTTTCAGGAAGTTTTTCTAACAAAGAATTTCAAATTGGCGCGTATTCTAACACCACGGTTAAGGCGTCTATTGGCTCAACGAGTTCGGATAAAATTGGGCATGTGCGCATGGAAACCTCTTCTTTTAGCGGTGAAGGCATGCTCGCTAGCGCAGCGGCGCAAAACTTGACTGAAGTGGGATTGAATTTCAAACAAGTCAATGGCGTGAATGATTATAAGATTGAAACCGTGCGCATTTCTACAAGCGCAGGCACAGGGATTGGGGCGTTAAGCGAGATCATCAATCGCTTTTCTAACACTTTAGGCGTTAGGGCGTCTTATAATGTCATGGCTACCGGCGGCACTCCCGTGCAATCAGGAACTGTTAGGGAGCTTACCATTAATGGCGTAGAAATTGGAACCGTGAATGATGTGCATAAAAATGACGCTGACGGCAGATTGACTAATGCGATCAACTCCGTCAAAGACAGGACCGGCGTGGAAGCGAGCTTGGACATTCAAGGGCGCATTAATTTGCACTCCATTGATGGGCGTGCGATTTCAGTGCATGCAGCGAGCGCGAGCGGTCAGGTTTTTGGGGGAGGGAATTTTGCGGGGATTTCTGGGACACAGCATGCGGTTATTGGGCGCTTAACCTTGACTAGAACCGACGCTAGAGACATCATTGTGAGCGGTGTGAATTTTAGTCATGTGGGCTTTCATTCCGCTCAAGGGGTGGCAGAATACACTGTGAATTTGAGAGCGGTTAGGGGCATTTTTGATGCGAATGTGGCTTCAGCAGCCGGGGCGAACGCTAATGGCGCGCAAGCGGAGACCAATTCTCAAGGTATAGGGGCTGGGGTAACAAGCCTTAAAGGGGCGATGATTGTGATGGACATGGCGGATTCAGCGCGCACGCAATTAGACAAGATCCGCTCGGATATGGGTTCGGTGCAAATGGAATTGGTTACCACCATTAATAATATTTCTGTAACCCAAGTGAATGTTAAAGCGGCTGAATCTCAGATTAGGGATGTGGATTTTGCTGAAGAGAGCGCGAACTTTTCTAAATACAATATTTTGGCGCAAAGCGGGAGTTTTGCTATGGCGCAAGCGAATGCGGTGCAACAAAATGTCTTAAGGCTTTTACAATAA